A single region of the Paraburkholderia megapolitana genome encodes:
- a CDS encoding UDP-N-acetylmuramoyl-tripeptide--D-alanyl-D-alanine ligase has translation MTLFSLREAAGLIPGATVLGDAGTTFERVSTDSRTAGPGDLFVALKGDRFDAHDFLADVAARNVSAVLVARSPDGWQVPTLKVTDTRVALGTLARGWRRRFTLPLVAVTGSNGKTTVKEMISSIFAAAVGADLRLATAGNFNNDIGVPLTLFRLTAAHRLAVIELGMNHPGETAVLAKLAEPTVAVVNNAQREHQEFMATVEAVALEHASVIHALAPNGTAVFPADDAYASIWRVAATGNPIVDFSLNDANRHTEAAVTGTLTGNRLGIDTPAGHVDITLQVLGEHNARNALAATAAALAAGVTLDAIRRGLEAFGAVKGRLQVKHATRGALAGATVIDDTYNANPDSMLAAIDVLAAQASPRVLVMGDMGEVGDNGPAFHREVGAYAKERGIDELFALGDATRDACGAYGAGAYHADDLAGLLAQLQQAGFGAGATILVKGSRFMQMERVVDAITSPQPDASGHAPGAH, from the coding sequence ATGACTTTGTTCTCGCTGCGTGAAGCCGCTGGGCTGATTCCGGGCGCAACTGTTCTCGGCGATGCGGGCACGACGTTCGAACGCGTGTCGACCGACAGCCGCACGGCCGGCCCCGGCGATCTGTTCGTCGCGCTGAAGGGCGACCGCTTCGATGCACACGATTTCCTCGCCGACGTCGCGGCACGGAACGTATCGGCGGTGCTGGTTGCACGCAGTCCCGACGGCTGGCAAGTGCCGACGTTAAAAGTAACGGATACGCGCGTCGCACTCGGCACGCTCGCGCGCGGCTGGCGCCGTCGTTTCACATTGCCGCTCGTTGCAGTGACGGGCAGCAACGGCAAGACGACGGTCAAGGAAATGATCTCGTCGATCTTCGCGGCTGCGGTTGGTGCCGATCTGCGGCTTGCGACTGCTGGCAACTTCAACAACGACATCGGCGTGCCGTTGACGCTGTTCCGTCTTACCGCCGCGCACCGGTTGGCTGTAATCGAACTCGGCATGAATCATCCCGGCGAAACGGCGGTGCTCGCGAAACTCGCGGAGCCGACGGTCGCGGTCGTGAACAACGCACAGCGCGAACACCAGGAATTCATGGCGACGGTCGAAGCGGTCGCGCTCGAACACGCGAGCGTCATTCACGCGCTGGCACCTAACGGCACAGCCGTGTTCCCCGCCGACGACGCGTACGCCAGCATCTGGCGCGTGGCCGCCACCGGCAACCCGATCGTCGATTTCTCGCTGAACGACGCGAACCGTCATACAGAAGCCGCGGTGACCGGCACGCTGACCGGCAACCGTCTGGGCATCGACACGCCAGCAGGCCACGTCGACATCACGCTGCAGGTGCTCGGCGAGCACAACGCGCGCAACGCACTGGCCGCGACGGCCGCAGCGCTTGCCGCTGGTGTAACGCTCGACGCGATCCGCCGTGGCCTCGAAGCATTCGGCGCCGTGAAAGGGCGCCTGCAGGTGAAGCATGCGACACGCGGCGCGCTGGCCGGCGCGACCGTGATCGACGATACGTACAACGCGAACCCCGACTCGATGCTTGCTGCAATCGATGTGCTCGCCGCTCAGGCATCGCCGCGCGTGCTGGTGATGGGCGACATGGGTGAAGTCGGCGACAACGGCCCGGCGTTTCATCGCGAGGTCGGTGCCTATGCGAAGGAGCGCGGTATCGACGAGCTGTTTGCGCTCGGCGACGCGACCCGCGATGCGTGCGGCGCGTACGGCGCCGGCGCGTACCACGCGGACGACCTCGCTGGATTGCTCGCGCAATTGCAGCAAGCCGGCTTCGGCGCCGGTGCAACGATTCTCGTAAAAGGCTCGCGTTTCATGCAGATGGAGCGCGTGGTGGACGCCATCACGAGTCCACAACCCGACGCATCGGGCCACGCGCCCGGCGCGCACTGA
- the murD gene encoding UDP-N-acetylmuramoyl-L-alanine--D-glutamate ligase → MFGEKFRDRQKPMVLVLGLGESGLAMARWCARHGCRLRVADTREVPPNLSGLEAHGVDAEFIGGAFSTALLEGVELVAISPGLSPLAADLLPLIAAARERDIPVWGELEFFAQALKTLGESGYAPKVIAITGTNGKTTTTSLTGLLCERAGKKVAVAGNISPAALDKLAEAIDNTALPDIWVLELSSFQLETAHTFAPDAAVVLNITQDHLDWHGGLDAYAAAKGRIFGPNTVRVLNRDDARVMALAPNAGHAVPTVTFGLNEPTRNGDYGLLRDNGMQWLVEAHDRDASDEPQPTRRRKNDPVAPADIGLKRLMPADALRIRGLHNAANALAAFALARAIGLPGAPLLHGLREYRGEPHRVELIASIEGIDYVDDSKGTNVGATVAALDGLAQRTVLIAGGDGKGQEFEPLAEPVTRWCRAVMLIGRDAPHIRAALADTGIPLADHATLKEATRAASALAQPGDAVLLSPACASFDMFTGYAHRAAVFRSTVEDIAAERGTML, encoded by the coding sequence ATGTTTGGCGAGAAGTTTCGGGATCGGCAAAAGCCGATGGTGCTCGTGCTGGGACTCGGGGAATCGGGTCTCGCGATGGCGCGCTGGTGCGCGCGCCACGGGTGCCGGCTGCGCGTTGCCGATACGCGCGAGGTGCCGCCGAACCTGTCCGGGCTCGAAGCGCACGGCGTCGATGCCGAGTTCATTGGCGGTGCGTTTTCGACGGCGCTGCTCGAAGGTGTCGAACTGGTTGCCATTAGCCCCGGCCTGTCGCCGCTCGCCGCCGATCTCCTGCCGCTGATCGCCGCTGCGCGCGAGCGCGACATTCCGGTCTGGGGCGAACTCGAATTCTTCGCCCAGGCACTGAAGACGCTCGGCGAGAGCGGCTACGCGCCGAAGGTGATCGCGATTACCGGCACCAACGGCAAGACCACGACGACGAGCCTGACTGGCCTGCTGTGCGAACGCGCCGGCAAGAAGGTCGCGGTGGCGGGCAACATCAGCCCGGCCGCGCTCGACAAACTCGCCGAAGCAATCGATAACACCGCGCTGCCCGACATCTGGGTGCTCGAACTGTCGAGCTTCCAGCTGGAAACTGCGCACACTTTTGCACCGGACGCAGCGGTCGTGCTGAACATCACGCAGGACCATCTGGACTGGCACGGCGGCCTCGATGCGTACGCGGCGGCCAAGGGCCGTATCTTCGGGCCGAATACCGTGCGCGTGCTGAATCGCGACGATGCGCGCGTGATGGCGCTTGCACCCAACGCGGGACATGCAGTGCCGACGGTGACGTTCGGCCTGAACGAGCCGACCCGCAACGGCGACTACGGCTTGCTGCGCGACAACGGGATGCAGTGGCTAGTCGAAGCGCACGACCGCGATGCATCCGACGAGCCTCAACCGACGCGCCGCCGCAAGAACGATCCGGTAGCACCCGCGGACATCGGCCTGAAGCGCCTGATGCCCGCCGACGCGCTGCGCATCCGCGGTCTGCACAACGCGGCGAACGCGCTGGCCGCGTTTGCGCTCGCCCGCGCGATCGGTCTGCCGGGTGCGCCGCTGCTGCACGGTCTGCGCGAGTATCGTGGCGAGCCGCATCGTGTGGAATTGATCGCGTCGATCGAAGGCATCGACTATGTCGACGACAGCAAGGGCACCAATGTCGGCGCAACGGTTGCTGCGCTCGACGGTCTCGCACAGCGCACGGTGCTGATCGCGGGCGGCGACGGCAAGGGTCAGGAGTTCGAGCCGCTCGCCGAGCCGGTGACGCGCTGGTGCCGCGCCGTGATGCTGATCGGCCGCGACGCGCCGCACATTCGCGCAGCGCTCGCCGATACCGGCATCCCGCTCGCCGATCACGCGACGCTCAAAGAAGCCACGCGCGCCGCAAGCGCACTCGCTCAACCTGGCGACGCCGTGTTGCTGTCGCCGGCCTGCGCGAGTTTCGACATGTTTACGGGGTATGCGCATCGTGCGGCGGTCTTCCGCAGCACGGTCGAAGACATCGCTGCAGAACGGGGGACGATGCTATGA
- the mraY gene encoding phospho-N-acetylmuramoyl-pentapeptide-transferase: protein MLLALAQWLQNDASFLRVFSYLTFRAVMATITALLIGLVCGPWVIRTLAAMKVGQAVRKDGPQTHLVKSGTPTMGGVLILIGIAVSTLLWGDLTNRFIWIVMLVTFGFGVIGWVDDYRKVVYKDPRGMSSREKYFWQSVIGLFAAVYLAFSVSEASNVRVFDLFMAWVRSGLSMGLPARADLMLPFVKSISYPLGVWGFIVLTYLVIVGASNAVNLTDGLDGLVIMPVVLVGASLGVFAYVMGSAVYSKYLLFPHIPGAGELLIFCSAMGGAGLAFLWYNTHPAQVFMGDVGALALGGALGTVAVIVRQEIVLFIMGGIFVAETLSVMLQVTWFKYTKRRYGEGRRIFKMAPLHHHFELSGWKETQVVVRFWIITLMLCLFGLSTLKLR, encoded by the coding sequence ATGCTTCTGGCGCTGGCGCAATGGCTGCAGAATGACGCAAGCTTCTTGCGCGTGTTCAGTTATCTGACGTTCCGTGCGGTGATGGCGACCATCACCGCGCTGTTGATCGGGCTCGTCTGCGGCCCGTGGGTGATCCGTACGCTCGCCGCGATGAAGGTCGGCCAGGCCGTGCGCAAGGACGGCCCGCAAACGCACCTCGTGAAATCCGGCACGCCGACGATGGGCGGTGTGCTGATCCTGATCGGTATCGCGGTTTCGACGCTGCTGTGGGGCGACCTGACCAACCGCTTCATCTGGATCGTGATGCTCGTCACGTTCGGCTTCGGGGTGATCGGCTGGGTCGACGACTATCGCAAGGTGGTCTACAAGGACCCGCGCGGCATGTCGTCGCGCGAGAAGTATTTCTGGCAGTCGGTGATCGGCCTGTTCGCCGCGGTGTATCTCGCGTTCAGCGTGTCCGAGGCGAGCAACGTGCGTGTGTTCGATCTGTTCATGGCATGGGTGAGAAGCGGTCTGTCGATGGGGCTACCCGCGCGCGCCGACCTGATGCTGCCGTTCGTCAAGTCGATCAGCTATCCGCTTGGCGTATGGGGTTTCATCGTGCTGACGTATCTCGTCATCGTCGGCGCGAGCAACGCGGTGAATCTGACCGACGGGCTCGACGGCCTCGTCATCATGCCGGTCGTGCTGGTCGGCGCATCGCTCGGTGTGTTCGCGTATGTGATGGGTAGCGCGGTGTATTCGAAGTATCTGTTGTTCCCGCACATCCCAGGCGCCGGCGAGCTATTGATCTTTTGTTCGGCAATGGGTGGCGCGGGACTCGCGTTTCTCTGGTACAACACGCACCCCGCGCAGGTTTTCATGGGCGATGTCGGCGCACTTGCGCTGGGCGGCGCGCTCGGCACGGTGGCCGTGATCGTGCGCCAGGAAATCGTGCTGTTCATCATGGGCGGAATTTTCGTCGCCGAGACGCTCTCGGTGATGCTGCAGGTCACGTGGTTCAAATATACGAAGCGCCGTTACGGCGAAGGGCGGCGCATCTTCAAGATGGCACCGCTGCATCATCATTTCGAACTGTCGGGATGGAAAGAGACGCAGGTCGTCGTGCGTTTCTGGATCATCACGCTGATGCTGTGTCTGTTCGGTTTGTCCACGCTCAAGTTGCGTTAA
- a CDS encoding UDP-N-acetylmuramoyl-L-alanyl-D-glutamate--2,6-diaminopimelate ligase: MSVFRSSHSAHRQIADALAWLRAHAQPTAHLHADTRSLAAGDVFLAYAVDGADNRAFIDNAIERGAAAVLYQPDNFAGQPDPAVAHAVPALNELAGSIASGWYGDPSDALLAIGVTGTNGKTSSTQWISAALSALGKPCAIIGTLGSGMPGQLVHTGFTTPDAPQLQRNLAELRDAGAQAVAMEVSSHALHQGRVNGTSFDIAVFTNLTQDHLDYHGTFAAYEAAKARLFAWPGLRCAVINRDDEAGHRLIASVRGHARVIAYGLDTAPDGAPAADALLLASNVRPTAIGTAFHLASDWGNADVEVATLGAFNVSNLLGVLGALLAADVPFDAALAELAKLEPVNGRMQRLGGRLQNDEPLVVIDYAHTPDALDKTLTALRPMAEARGGELICMFGCGGDRDATKRPLMGAIAERLADGVVVTSDNPRGEDPQSIIDQIVAGMQDASKARRIEDRASAILQAIRTAAREDVIVLAGKGHESTQEIMGRKRAFSDQDHARLALAARATQARGGGE; encoded by the coding sequence ATGAGCGTATTTCGGTCCTCGCACTCCGCGCACCGGCAGATCGCCGACGCGCTCGCCTGGCTGCGCGCACATGCGCAGCCGACGGCGCATCTGCACGCCGATACGCGCTCGCTTGCCGCCGGCGATGTTTTTCTCGCCTACGCGGTGGACGGCGCGGACAATCGCGCGTTCATCGATAACGCGATCGAGCGCGGCGCTGCCGCGGTGCTGTATCAGCCGGACAATTTCGCGGGTCAGCCGGACCCGGCGGTCGCGCACGCGGTGCCGGCGCTGAACGAACTGGCGGGATCGATTGCGAGCGGCTGGTACGGAGACCCCAGCGATGCGCTGCTTGCGATCGGCGTGACCGGCACGAACGGCAAGACGTCGTCGACCCAATGGATCTCGGCGGCACTGAGCGCACTGGGTAAGCCTTGCGCGATCATCGGGACGCTCGGCAGCGGCATGCCGGGGCAACTGGTCCACACGGGCTTCACGACACCGGATGCACCGCAGCTGCAGCGCAACCTCGCCGAACTGCGCGACGCGGGTGCACAGGCGGTGGCGATGGAAGTGTCGTCGCACGCGCTGCATCAGGGCCGCGTGAACGGAACCTCGTTCGATATCGCCGTCTTCACCAATCTCACGCAGGATCACCTCGACTATCACGGCACGTTCGCCGCTTACGAAGCGGCGAAAGCACGGCTCTTCGCGTGGCCCGGCTTGCGCTGCGCGGTGATCAATCGCGACGACGAAGCGGGCCACCGGTTGATCGCCAGTGTGCGCGGTCACGCGCGCGTTATCGCTTACGGTCTCGACACCGCGCCCGACGGTGCGCCGGCAGCCGATGCATTGCTACTCGCCTCGAACGTGCGCCCCACCGCGATCGGGACCGCATTTCATCTCGCATCGGACTGGGGCAATGCCGACGTCGAGGTCGCGACACTCGGCGCGTTCAACGTGAGCAATCTGCTCGGCGTGCTGGGCGCACTGCTTGCCGCCGACGTACCGTTCGACGCCGCCCTCGCCGAACTGGCGAAGCTGGAACCGGTGAACGGCCGGATGCAGCGGCTCGGTGGCCGCCTGCAGAACGACGAGCCGCTCGTCGTGATCGACTACGCACACACACCCGACGCGCTCGACAAGACGCTGACCGCCCTGCGCCCGATGGCGGAAGCGCGCGGCGGCGAACTGATCTGCATGTTCGGTTGCGGCGGCGACCGCGATGCGACCAAACGGCCGCTGATGGGCGCGATCGCCGAGCGGCTCGCCGATGGCGTCGTCGTAACCAGCGACAACCCGCGTGGCGAAGACCCGCAGAGCATCATCGACCAGATCGTCGCGGGCATGCAGGACGCGTCGAAGGCGCGCCGCATCGAGGATCGCGCGAGCGCGATCCTGCAGGCAATCCGCACGGCCGCACGCGAAGACGTGATCGTGCTGGCCGGCAAAGGGCACGAATCGACTCAGGAAATCATGGGCAGGAAGCGCGCATTCTCCGATCAGGATCACGCCCGTCTCGCGCTGGCTGCGCGGGCGACGCAGGCACGGGGAGGTGGCGAATGA